Part of the Pirellulales bacterium genome is shown below.
AGATCAAATTCCACTCTGCGGCCGCATCGTGGCGCTCGCCGACGTCTACGACGCGCTGACAAGCAAACGTGTCTATAAGCCGGCCTTCGACCATCAGAAGGCACGGGCCATCATCCTGGAAGGCAAGGGAACACAGTTCGATCCCGACGTCGTGCAAGCATTCATCAATCGCGAACAGGAATTCATAGCTGTCGCACGGCAATTTCACGACGATGGCCCGACCTCCGCGACGCCTGCGGCGCCGATCACAGGGTTGAATTCGTTGTCCCCGCTTCCCGTAGCGCGATAGCACGCCGAGGCGACACCGTTGCTCGCTCCCGGCGCGTGCCGCAGGCTCTCGACGTGGCCGCAAAGTTTATCTGACCGGAACAACCGGCAAACGAAGTCTCGTCGCTTCCGGTTTTTGCTCGGCACGCATCGGTTCGTCGAGGGCGGCGCGCCGATTCATTCTTCATGGCGACTGCGGAAGGCCAGAATTCGCGCAGCAGCTAGCGGTAGGCAGGTCCGCTCGCGCGCCCGCAGTCGCGACGAAGCCCCTTCCGTCGCGCGCTGGCAGCATGTGGCCTGCGTCGCGCTTGTGCGTCAGCAAGACTCGTTCCCTTCGCCCCAGCAAAGGATTGCAACCGATGCGGCGGACATGGATGCCGTTGATCGTTTTGGCCGTCGCCCTGCTGGGTGCGCGCACGGCGCTTGCCGACGGCGTGATGCTCGACGGCGTTTCGCCTCGCGCCACGGGGCGCGGCGGAACAAACGTCGGTTACGCCGACAACGGCGCCATGGTGCTCGACAATCCGGCCGCCATGACCAACGTCGAGGGCAATGGCCTGTTCGATTTCGGCGGCGACGGCGTGTTGACCAACCTGCGCTATACGGATCCGACGCGGTCCGGCGTAAGCACCGGCTTCACCCCATTGCCGCAGATCGGCTATGTACGCAAAAGCGCGGATGGCAATTGGGCCCTCGGCATTGGCCTGTTCACGCCGGCGGGCTTCTCATCGCACTATTACCTCACGCCGAATTCCTTTCCGCCGGTCGAACCATTCACCGGAACGCAGAAATACGAATCGTTTGGCTCGCTGAGCAAGATTCTCCCGGCCTTGAGCTACAAAGTGACCGATCGCTTGTCAGTCGGCGGGACGTTCGGCGTCGGCGTCGGCTATGCTTCGCTGCAAGGACCGTATGTACTGCAGAATCCGACCGGTGTGCCGGCGGGTACGCCCGTATTGATCGACGTGCATGGCGGCGGGGCCAGCCCGGTCTGGTCGGCCGCGATGCAGTATCTGCTCACGGACGACACGACGATCGGCGTGACATATCAAAGCGGGACGACGTTTAACTTGCATGGCACCGCGGCCGTAAGCACGAACCTGGCCGGCCTGCCCTTCTCGACGACTTACCAGACAGCCACGACCCATATTACGTGGCCGCAATCGGTGGCGATCGGTGCCCGGCACAAGCTTTGTTGCCACCGGACCGTGGCCATGGACGTGATTTGGTTCGACTGGTCGCAAGCCTTCAGCCAGGTGGGCTTGTCGCTACAGGATTCGACGAATCCGCTCTTTCCCACGATCCACGAGAACCTCCCGCTCAATTGGCACGACAGTGTGTCGATGAAACTGGGCTATGAAGAAATCCTGCCGACCGGCGGCACGTTCCGCATCGGCTACGTCTATCATCCCAATCCCATCCCCACGTCGTTTCTCACGCCGTTTTTGCCGGCCACGCTCACCAACACCTTCACGGTCGGCTACGGCTGGACATTGCGGCAATGGCTGCTCGACGTTGCCTGGGCGCACGGCTTCTCGGGCGGACATACCGTGGGTACAAGCGGGCTGATCGGGCCGCTGGGCGGGCCCGGCGATTTCAGCAATGCCACGATGCGACCCCAGGCCGACGTCATCGCCGTGAGCTTGATCCGACCGTTCTGAATTGCGTCTTCCCTGCCGGCTGGTGCCATGCTTTTTCGCCGCAGGCGAAAAAGCATGCTGCGATAGCACGCTCTCATCAAATTGCTCGCGAACAAAAACGGCACGCCTCGCTACCGCGAAGCGTGCCGTTTTGTACTTGATCGACGTAAGATCTGGTCGCTGGGTTAACTAGATCGTACGGTTCGCATCCGTCGTCGCCGGAACGTCGGCAGTTTGCGGGCCCGACAACGGCTCTGCCGTATCCAAGCGCACGAATGCAGGAACCTTGCTGCGCGCGATGTAGTTGATGATGATGCCCGTTTCATCGCGGACGCTATCCAGTTCGTCCATGTCGTAGCCGGCCAGTTCGAACAGCTTCCGGCATTCTTCCGTGGTGCGCTGCAGGAAGAACCAATCGACCAGCCACTGGTATTCCGGCGTCTGGTAGAGCTTGCAATCCTTGAACGCCACGTACACCACGCCTCCTTCGCGCAACGACTCACGCCAACCTTGCAGCAGCGGGATCAGATACTTGTCGGGGATATAATCGCACAGCCCGACGCTGTAAATGATGTCGCTGCGGCCGAAGCGCTCGATATTTACCGCTGCTGACGTCATCCGTAGTGCGTTGTAGCGCACGAAATTGACTTGAGCGGTGTTGGCCAGGATCGGCGAGACGTTGGCCTGCACGTAATCCAGCGCCAGCGCGTCATTGTCGACGAGGGTTATCGTCGTCTGCCCATTGCGTGCCGGAAGACCGGCCAGATATTCCCGGCACGGTCCACAGGCCACGTTCAGCACGGCGACGTCCCCCTGCCGGCTATTCAGCTCGTCGACAAGGAACTTCCGCGCCAAGCGCAAGCGCGCCGGCACGGCCCTACCGAGCGACGTGTTGAGAAAGTACCGGTCAAGATAACCACCGAGCCCGCGCGACCGGGGCACGCCGTCGTAAATCGCGGTCAACATCTGGTAATCGCCCGGGTAGCCGCGCGGCTTCGACAGCGCATGGTTCATGAACCAGCTTTGGCCGAACCAGGGCCAGATGGCCTCGCGGTAGCGGATCTGCGTCTCTTTGAGCAGTTGCGGCTCGCCGGCCAACTGCGCTTCCAGCGCCGCACAATCGTCCAACGAGGCGTTGATCGAATGCGTAAGCTCCGCCACGAGCGCATCGGATTCAGGTTCGGCCTGTCGATCGATATGCCGATCGAATTCCTCGAGTGCTTGCGTGAATCGAGGAACATGGTCGGCGAAAAAGCGGTTAATTGCGGAGTCCATGACACTTTCCCTTGCCAAAAAAAACTAAGAGGGGCACGCACTCAAGGCAAAACATCACGTACGTCGGAGACCTGTCGAAATGCACTTGTCGCGCATGGGCCACACCGCGATTTCCTCTGCATGGCACACAGCGTCCCGAGCCAGGCAGGCCGTCGCACCTCTGAGCGTCGCCATCGCGAACTGGCGCGCGTCGTACGCGCCC
Proteins encoded:
- a CDS encoding outer membrane protein transport protein, whose translation is MRRTWMPLIVLAVALLGARTALADGVMLDGVSPRATGRGGTNVGYADNGAMVLDNPAAMTNVEGNGLFDFGGDGVLTNLRYTDPTRSGVSTGFTPLPQIGYVRKSADGNWALGIGLFTPAGFSSHYYLTPNSFPPVEPFTGTQKYESFGSLSKILPALSYKVTDRLSVGGTFGVGVGYASLQGPYVLQNPTGVPAGTPVLIDVHGGGASPVWSAAMQYLLTDDTTIGVTYQSGTTFNLHGTAAVSTNLAGLPFSTTYQTATTHITWPQSVAIGARHKLCCHRTVAMDVIWFDWSQAFSQVGLSLQDSTNPLFPTIHENLPLNWHDSVSMKLGYEEILPTGGTFRIGYVYHPNPIPTSFLTPFLPATLTNTFTVGYGWTLRQWLLDVAWAHGFSGGHTVGTSGLIGPLGGPGDFSNATMRPQADVIAVSLIRPF
- a CDS encoding class I SAM-dependent methyltransferase, with protein sequence MDSAINRFFADHVPRFTQALEEFDRHIDRQAEPESDALVAELTHSINASLDDCAALEAQLAGEPQLLKETQIRYREAIWPWFGQSWFMNHALSKPRGYPGDYQMLTAIYDGVPRSRGLGGYLDRYFLNTSLGRAVPARLRLARKFLVDELNSRQGDVAVLNVACGPCREYLAGLPARNGQTTITLVDNDALALDYVQANVSPILANTAQVNFVRYNALRMTSAAVNIERFGRSDIIYSVGLCDYIPDKYLIPLLQGWRESLREGGVVYVAFKDCKLYQTPEYQWLVDWFFLQRTTEECRKLFELAGYDMDELDSVRDETGIIINYIARSKVPAFVRLDTAEPLSGPQTADVPATTDANRTI